A region from the Anaeromyxobacter diazotrophicus genome encodes:
- a CDS encoding DMT family transporter, with protein sequence MRPAAGPPPAAPPRGDAGAGPSPAAVRRGLAWGFLGILTFAGSLPTARMAALHLDPLFVSLGRALVAGILSALLLTWRRPRAPAGLEWRWLALVVGGVVLGFPVLSTLALRDMPAAHASVILGTAPLLTAAVAALLARERHGPAFWAASAAGCALVVGFALWRAGGAGAPLRLSRGDALMLAAVVLVAFGYVAGGKAARTLGSWQTISWALVLALPLLPWPVWATRPHGPVPASSWAAFGYQSLVSMFLGFFAWYRGLALGGIARVGQVQLLQPFLSLALSALLLGEAVPPVLWIVAAAVVGCVAVARRAA encoded by the coding sequence ATGCGCCCCGCCGCCGGACCGCCCCCAGCCGCCCCCCCGCGCGGCGACGCCGGCGCGGGCCCCTCGCCCGCCGCCGTCCGCCGCGGCCTGGCCTGGGGGTTCCTGGGCATCCTCACCTTCGCCGGCTCCCTGCCCACCGCGCGGATGGCGGCGCTGCACCTCGACCCGCTCTTCGTGAGCCTGGGCCGGGCGCTCGTGGCGGGGATCCTCTCGGCGCTCCTCCTCACCTGGCGCCGCCCCCGCGCGCCGGCGGGCCTGGAGTGGCGCTGGCTCGCGCTGGTGGTGGGCGGGGTGGTGCTCGGCTTCCCGGTGCTCTCGACGCTCGCCCTGCGCGACATGCCCGCGGCGCACGCCTCGGTCATCCTCGGCACGGCCCCGCTCCTCACCGCCGCGGTGGCGGCGCTCCTCGCGCGCGAGCGGCACGGCCCCGCGTTCTGGGCGGCCTCGGCTGCCGGCTGCGCGCTGGTGGTCGGCTTCGCGCTGTGGCGCGCCGGCGGGGCGGGCGCGCCGCTCCGGCTCTCCCGCGGCGACGCCCTCATGCTGGCCGCGGTCGTCCTGGTCGCGTTCGGCTACGTCGCGGGGGGGAAGGCGGCGCGCACGCTGGGCAGCTGGCAGACCATCTCCTGGGCGCTCGTCCTCGCCCTGCCGCTCTTGCCCTGGCCGGTGTGGGCCACGCGCCCCCACGGCCCGGTGCCCGCGTCGAGCTGGGCCGCCTTCGGGTACCAGAGCCTGGTCAGCATGTTCCTCGGCTTCTTCGCCTGGTATCGCGGCCTGGCGCTGGGCGGCATCGCCCGCGTCGGGCAGGTGCAGCTCCTGCAGCCGTTCCTCAGCCTGGCGCTCTCGGCGCTGCTCCTCGGGGAGGCGGTGCCGCCGGTCCTCTGGATCGTGGCGGCGGCGGTGGTGGGGTGCGTGGCGGTGGCGCGCCGGGCCGCGTGA
- the carB gene encoding carbamoyl-phosphate synthase large subunit: MPRRTDIKKIMIVGSGPIVIGQACEFDYSGVQACKALQEEGFEVVLLNSNPATIMTDPVFADRTYLEPITPEFAEQILAREKPDALLPTLGGQTALNLAVALARNGALARHGVQLIGASLQAIEKAEDRQLFKQAMDRVGVEMPRSGYATGFEEAKRMADEIGFPIILRPSFTMGGEGGGVAYNREEFEELARRALQLSPNHTILVEESIIGWKEYELEVMRDRNDNVVIICSIENLDPMGVHTGDSITVAPIQTLTDKEYQRMRDASVRIIREIGVDTGGSNIQFGVHPKTGRQVVIEMNPRVSRSSALASKATGFPIAKIAAKLAVGYTLDEIKNDITRETPASFEPTIDYVVTKIPRFAFEKFKGADDTLTTQMKSVGEVMAIGRTFQESFQKALRGLEIDRAGLESPLGKKPGAAYTEAELGRIRDEMRVPRAHRIFWVGEGLRAGMSVEEVHGITFIDPWFLRAIQGLVREEAALARGLPEGAAGWKRVKAMGFSDRRLAQLAGAKEAQVREARWKAGVHPVFKRVDTCAAEFEAYTPYLYSSYEEECEAAPTGRRKVMILGGGPNRIGQGIEFDYCCVHASFALRQAGFETIMVNCNPETVSTDYDTSDRLYFEPLTLEDVLEIVRVEKPEGLIVQYGGQTPLKLAVPLDELSVPILGTTPDAIDRAEDRERFSQLIEKLGLRQPENGVARSAEEAFKVAHRIGYPVMVRPSYVLGGRAMEVVHDDADLRSYLTEAVQASNERPVLIDRFLRDAAEVDVDVVSDGTAVVVGGIMEHIEEAGIHSGDSACALPPYSLSPELVAEIERQSIALARELQVKGLMNVQFAVQGGDVYVLEVNPRASRTVPFVGKATGVSFAKVAALAMVGKTLAEQGLSARPQPQHVSVKEAVFPFARFRGVDTVLGPEMRSTGEVMGIASDFYSAFWKAQAAAGNTLPRDGAGLRAFVSVKDGDKPGLADVCRRLLALGFEVLATRGTAAFLAERGLATTLVQKVQEGRPSIVDRIKDGDVHLVFNTTAGKREIADSYSIRRETLMKGVPYFTTLTGARAAVGAIEAARAGRPEARSLQEYHQVAAPKR, from the coding sequence ATGCCCCGCCGCACCGACATCAAGAAGATCATGATCGTGGGGTCCGGCCCCATCGTCATCGGCCAGGCCTGCGAGTTCGACTACTCCGGCGTCCAGGCCTGCAAGGCCTTGCAGGAGGAGGGCTTCGAGGTCGTCCTCCTCAACTCGAACCCGGCCACCATCATGACCGATCCGGTCTTCGCCGACCGGACCTACCTCGAGCCGATCACGCCCGAGTTCGCCGAGCAGATCCTGGCGCGCGAGAAGCCCGACGCGCTCCTGCCGACGCTCGGCGGGCAGACGGCGCTCAACCTGGCGGTCGCGCTCGCCCGGAACGGCGCGCTGGCGCGCCACGGGGTGCAGCTCATCGGCGCCTCCCTCCAGGCGATCGAGAAGGCCGAGGACCGGCAGCTCTTCAAGCAGGCGATGGACCGCGTCGGCGTGGAGATGCCGCGGTCCGGCTACGCCACCGGCTTCGAGGAGGCGAAGCGGATGGCCGACGAGATCGGCTTCCCCATCATCCTCCGGCCCTCCTTCACCATGGGGGGTGAGGGCGGCGGCGTCGCCTACAACCGCGAGGAGTTCGAGGAGCTGGCGCGGCGCGCCCTGCAGCTCTCGCCCAACCACACGATCCTGGTCGAGGAGTCGATCATCGGGTGGAAGGAGTACGAGCTCGAGGTGATGCGCGACCGGAACGACAACGTCGTCATCATCTGCTCCATCGAGAACCTCGACCCGATGGGCGTCCACACCGGCGACTCCATCACCGTCGCGCCCATCCAGACGCTGACGGACAAGGAGTACCAGCGGATGCGGGACGCCTCGGTCCGCATCATCCGCGAGATCGGCGTCGACACCGGCGGGTCGAACATCCAGTTCGGGGTCCACCCGAAGACCGGCCGCCAGGTCGTCATCGAGATGAACCCGCGCGTCTCCCGCAGCTCCGCGCTGGCCTCGAAGGCGACCGGGTTCCCCATCGCCAAGATCGCGGCCAAGCTCGCCGTCGGCTACACGCTCGACGAGATCAAGAACGACATCACCCGCGAGACGCCGGCCAGCTTCGAGCCGACCATCGACTACGTGGTCACGAAGATCCCGCGCTTCGCCTTCGAGAAGTTCAAGGGCGCCGACGACACCCTCACCACCCAGATGAAGTCGGTGGGCGAGGTGATGGCCATCGGCCGCACCTTCCAGGAGAGCTTCCAGAAGGCGCTGCGCGGGCTCGAGATCGACCGGGCCGGCCTGGAGTCGCCGCTCGGGAAGAAGCCGGGCGCCGCCTACACGGAGGCGGAGCTCGGCCGTATCCGCGACGAGATGCGGGTGCCGCGCGCCCACCGGATCTTCTGGGTGGGGGAGGGGCTCCGGGCCGGGATGAGCGTGGAGGAGGTGCACGGCATCACCTTCATCGACCCCTGGTTCCTGCGCGCGATCCAGGGCCTGGTGCGAGAGGAGGCCGCGCTCGCCCGCGGCCTGCCCGAGGGCGCCGCCGGCTGGAAGCGCGTGAAGGCCATGGGCTTCTCGGACCGGCGGCTGGCGCAGCTCGCCGGGGCGAAGGAGGCGCAGGTGCGGGAGGCGCGCTGGAAGGCGGGCGTCCACCCGGTCTTCAAGCGCGTCGACACCTGCGCGGCGGAGTTCGAGGCCTACACCCCCTACCTCTACTCCTCGTACGAGGAGGAGTGCGAGGCGGCCCCGACCGGCCGGCGCAAGGTCATGATCCTGGGCGGCGGCCCGAACCGCATCGGCCAGGGCATCGAGTTCGACTACTGCTGCGTGCACGCCAGCTTCGCGCTCAGGCAGGCCGGGTTCGAGACCATCATGGTCAACTGCAACCCGGAGACGGTCTCGACCGACTACGACACCTCCGACCGCCTCTACTTCGAGCCGCTCACGCTCGAGGACGTGCTCGAGATCGTGCGCGTCGAGAAGCCGGAGGGGCTCATCGTCCAGTACGGCGGCCAGACGCCGCTCAAGCTGGCGGTGCCGCTCGACGAGCTCTCGGTCCCCATCCTCGGCACCACCCCGGACGCCATCGACCGCGCCGAGGACCGCGAGCGCTTCTCGCAGCTCATCGAGAAGCTCGGGCTGCGCCAGCCGGAGAACGGGGTCGCCCGGAGCGCCGAGGAGGCGTTCAAGGTGGCGCACCGCATCGGCTACCCGGTCATGGTGCGGCCCTCGTACGTGCTGGGCGGCCGCGCGATGGAGGTGGTCCACGACGACGCCGACCTCCGCAGCTACCTGACCGAGGCGGTGCAGGCCTCGAACGAGCGCCCGGTCCTCATCGACCGCTTCCTGCGCGACGCGGCCGAGGTGGACGTGGACGTCGTCTCCGACGGGACGGCGGTGGTGGTGGGCGGGATCATGGAGCACATCGAGGAGGCCGGCATCCACTCCGGCGACTCGGCCTGCGCGCTGCCGCCGTACAGCCTCTCGCCGGAGCTGGTGGCGGAGATCGAGCGGCAGTCGATCGCGCTCGCCCGGGAGCTCCAGGTGAAGGGGCTCATGAACGTGCAGTTCGCCGTCCAGGGCGGCGACGTCTACGTCCTCGAGGTGAACCCGCGCGCCAGCCGCACCGTGCCATTCGTGGGCAAGGCCACCGGCGTGTCGTTCGCCAAGGTGGCGGCGCTCGCCATGGTCGGGAAGACGCTCGCGGAGCAGGGGCTCTCCGCCCGGCCGCAGCCGCAGCACGTCTCGGTGAAGGAGGCGGTGTTCCCCTTCGCGCGCTTCCGCGGGGTGGACACGGTGCTCGGGCCGGAGATGCGCTCCACCGGCGAGGTCATGGGCATCGCCTCCGACTTCTACAGCGCCTTCTGGAAGGCGCAGGCCGCGGCGGGCAACACGCTCCCGCGCGACGGCGCCGGGCTGCGGGCGTTCGTGTCGGTGAAGGACGGCGACAAGCCCGGCCTGGCCGACGTCTGCCGGCGGCTGCTGGCGCTCGGCTTCGAGGTGCTCGCCACGCGCGGCACGGCGGCGTTCCTGGCGGAGCGCGGCCTCGCCACCACGCTGGTGCAGAAGGTCCAGGAGGGGCGCCCGTCCATCGTCGACCGCATCAAGGACGGCGACGTGCACCTCGTCTTCAACACCACCGCCGGGAAGCGCGAGATCGCCGACAGCTACTCGATCCGGCGCGAGACGCTCATGAAGGGCGTGCCGTACTTCACCACCCTGACCGGGGCGCGGGCGGCGGTGGGGGCCATCGAGGCGGCGCGCGCCGGGCGCCCGGAGGCTCGCTCGCTGCAGGAGTACCACCAGGTGGCCGCGCCGAAGCGTTGA
- the greA gene encoding transcription elongation factor GreA → MADQRMPITKSGLERLKQELKRLKAVERPKIVKEIAEARSHGDLSENAEYHAAKDKQSHLEGRLLQVEDWIARAEVIDVSKLKGDRVVFGATVTLADGDSGDEVRYQVVGELEADLKKGKISVTSPIARALIGKQEGDVAQVKSPGGQREYEIVSVEFVEEELSAGDEA, encoded by the coding sequence ATGGCCGATCAGCGCATGCCCATCACGAAGAGCGGGCTCGAGCGGCTCAAGCAGGAGCTCAAGCGCCTCAAGGCGGTGGAGCGGCCGAAGATCGTGAAGGAGATCGCCGAGGCGCGCTCGCACGGCGACCTCTCCGAGAACGCCGAGTACCACGCCGCCAAGGACAAGCAGTCGCACCTCGAGGGCCGCCTCCTGCAGGTGGAGGACTGGATCGCGCGCGCCGAGGTGATCGACGTCTCGAAGCTCAAGGGCGACCGGGTCGTCTTCGGCGCCACCGTCACCCTGGCCGACGGCGACTCGGGCGACGAGGTGCGCTACCAGGTCGTGGGCGAGCTCGAGGCGGACCTCAAGAAGGGCAAGATCAGCGTCACCTCGCCCATCGCGCGGGCGCTCATCGGCAAGCAGGAGGGCGACGTCGCGCAGGTGAAGTCGCCCGGCGGCCAGCGCGAGTACGAGATCGTGAGCGTCGAGTTCGTCGAGGAGGAGCTGTCCGCGGGCGACGAGGCGTAG
- the recG gene encoding ATP-dependent DNA helicase RecG, whose amino-acid sequence MPGSASGSPPRGAAPGALAAAQHLAALVPPLRFAARDGFAGLPRLSGFGELVQGAVARAREAGAPDSAALRGLSAEAERFEARPLAEKRQALLRVAGHLSALVPVPEELRELAARGRVARGEGKGTSTATSTATATSTATSTATSTPTSTPTSTSATIRPARGSPSLHSPSPPPGERARERGPLGESAVASPPPPRDAKERAARRARLRTKLAELPRAHPAPRALLEERGYLTVEDALAFWPKAYQDRARASTLAELRAGEPGIAVGEVRSAKQARMRSGKPLLRVDLADATGRLDLVFFNPPPWRAKQLTAGETLLVSGKVTEGFGGRRQMSQPEVEKLSPGDSANFGRIVPFYAGPADYQHPALRKLMKRLCDELAPFTVDDLPADVRARRELLPAGQALREAHFPPEGTDPAAAAERATPAFRRLVFEELFFLQLALAQRRRGLRRDPGIAFAAGPEEVARATALLPFQLTGAQRRALDEIARDMARPEPMHRLLQGDVGSGKTAVAFAAMMLAVRSGHQAALMAPTEILAEQHARTMRRWLEGTGVELALVGASARGKAQRDARAALASGKARLAVGTHALIEEDVGLDRLGLVVVDEQHRFGVLQRAKLIGKGGRPDVLVMTATPIPRTLALAFYGDLDQSKIDELPPGRTPVETKVFGDSQRKRAYELARRELEGGRQVYVVYPLVAESEKSDLADATTGAAELARVFAGHEVALLHGQMKADEKDAVMARFRAGEVGVLVATTVIEVGVDVPNATVMIVEHAERFGLSQLHQLRGRVGRGAARSHCLLVAHFKRTSDEARERLRVMEATQDGFELARADLRIRGPGELVGTRQSGQKLFAIADLYRDEAILEEAREEAFALVEADPELRRPEHAAAAEALAERWAGRLSLAQIG is encoded by the coding sequence GTGCCCGGCAGCGCCAGCGGCAGCCCGCCACGCGGGGCGGCGCCCGGGGCGCTGGCCGCGGCGCAGCACCTCGCGGCGCTCGTGCCGCCGCTCCGGTTCGCCGCGCGCGACGGTTTCGCCGGCCTGCCGCGGCTCTCCGGGTTCGGCGAGCTCGTGCAGGGCGCGGTCGCCCGGGCCCGCGAGGCCGGTGCGCCGGACTCCGCGGCGCTGCGGGGGCTCTCGGCCGAGGCGGAGCGGTTCGAGGCGCGTCCGCTGGCGGAGAAGCGCCAGGCGCTCCTGCGCGTAGCCGGTCACCTCTCGGCGCTGGTGCCAGTCCCCGAGGAGCTGCGCGAGCTGGCCGCGCGGGGGAGGGTGGCGCGGGGGGAGGGGAAGGGGACCTCGACCGCGACCTCGACCGCGACCGCGACCTCGACCGCGACCTCGACCGCGACCTCGACCCCGACCTCGACCCCGACCTCGACGTCCGCGACGATCCGCCCGGCACGGGGTTCCCCATCGCTCCATTCTCCCTCTCCCCCACCGGGGGAGAGGGCCAGGGAGAGGGGGCCGCTCGGCGAGAGCGCCGTCGCCTCCCCCCCGCCGCCCCGCGACGCGAAGGAGCGCGCCGCCCGCCGGGCGCGCCTCCGCACCAAGCTCGCCGAGCTCCCGCGCGCCCACCCCGCCCCCCGGGCGCTCCTCGAGGAGCGCGGGTACCTCACCGTCGAGGACGCGCTCGCCTTCTGGCCCAAGGCGTACCAGGACCGCGCGCGGGCGAGCACCCTGGCCGAGCTGCGCGCCGGGGAGCCGGGCATCGCCGTGGGCGAGGTGCGCAGCGCCAAGCAGGCGCGCATGCGCAGCGGCAAGCCGCTCCTGCGGGTGGACCTCGCCGACGCCACCGGCCGGCTCGACCTCGTCTTCTTCAACCCGCCGCCCTGGCGGGCGAAGCAGCTCACGGCGGGGGAGACGCTGCTCGTCTCGGGCAAGGTGACGGAGGGCTTCGGCGGCCGCCGCCAGATGAGCCAGCCGGAGGTGGAGAAGCTCTCGCCGGGCGACTCGGCCAACTTCGGCCGCATCGTGCCGTTCTACGCCGGCCCGGCGGACTACCAGCACCCCGCGCTGCGCAAGCTCATGAAGCGGCTCTGCGACGAGCTCGCGCCCTTCACGGTGGACGACCTGCCCGCCGACGTGCGCGCCCGGCGCGAGCTCCTCCCGGCCGGGCAGGCGCTGCGCGAGGCGCACTTCCCGCCCGAGGGGACCGACCCGGCGGCCGCGGCCGAGCGCGCCACGCCCGCCTTCCGGCGGCTGGTGTTCGAGGAGCTCTTCTTCCTGCAGCTCGCCCTGGCGCAGCGGCGGCGCGGGCTGCGCCGAGACCCCGGCATCGCCTTCGCGGCTGGCCCGGAGGAGGTGGCCCGGGCGACCGCGCTCCTGCCGTTCCAGCTCACCGGCGCGCAGCGCCGCGCGCTCGACGAGATCGCGCGCGACATGGCGCGGCCCGAGCCCATGCACCGGCTCCTGCAGGGTGACGTGGGCAGCGGCAAGACCGCCGTCGCCTTCGCCGCCATGATGCTGGCGGTCCGGTCGGGCCACCAGGCGGCGCTCATGGCGCCGACCGAGATCCTCGCCGAGCAGCACGCCCGCACCATGCGCCGCTGGCTCGAGGGCACCGGGGTCGAGCTGGCGCTGGTCGGCGCCTCCGCGCGCGGGAAGGCGCAGCGGGACGCGCGCGCCGCGCTCGCCTCCGGGAAGGCGCGGCTCGCGGTCGGCACCCACGCGCTCATCGAGGAGGACGTGGGGCTCGACCGGCTGGGGCTGGTGGTGGTGGACGAGCAGCACCGCTTCGGCGTGCTGCAGCGGGCGAAGCTCATCGGGAAGGGGGGCCGCCCGGACGTGCTCGTCATGACCGCCACCCCCATCCCGCGCACGCTGGCGCTCGCGTTCTACGGCGACCTCGACCAGTCCAAGATCGACGAGCTGCCGCCGGGCCGGACGCCGGTGGAGACGAAGGTGTTCGGCGACTCGCAGCGCAAGCGCGCCTACGAGCTCGCCCGGCGCGAGCTCGAGGGTGGGCGGCAGGTGTACGTCGTCTACCCGCTCGTGGCCGAGTCGGAGAAGAGCGACCTCGCCGACGCCACCACCGGCGCGGCCGAGCTGGCCCGGGTCTTCGCCGGGCACGAGGTGGCGCTCCTGCACGGGCAGATGAAGGCGGACGAGAAGGACGCCGTGATGGCCCGGTTCCGCGCCGGCGAGGTGGGGGTGCTCGTCGCCACCACCGTGATCGAGGTCGGCGTCGACGTCCCCAACGCCACCGTCATGATCGTGGAGCACGCCGAGCGGTTCGGCCTCTCCCAGCTCCACCAGCTCCGCGGCCGCGTCGGGCGCGGCGCGGCGCGGAGCCACTGCCTGCTGGTGGCGCACTTCAAGCGGACGAGCGACGAGGCCCGGGAGCGCCTGAGGGTGATGGAGGCGACCCAGGACGGCTTCGAGCTCGCCCGCGCCGACCTGCGCATCCGCGGGCCGGGCGAGCTCGTCGGGACCCGGCAGTCGGGGCAGAAGCTCTTCGCCATCGCCGACCTGTACCGGGACGAGGCCATCCTGGAGGAGGCGCGCGAGGAGGCGTTCGCCCTGGTGGAGGCCGACCCCGAGCTGCGGCGCCCCGAGCACGCGGCCGCCGCGGAGGCGCTCGCGGAGCGGTGGGCGGGCCGCCTCTCGCTCGCGCAGATCGGCTGA
- a CDS encoding protein-L-isoaspartate(D-aspartate) O-methyltransferase: MSRALARQLSEMGIRDPRVLRAVEQVPRQLFVPPALRREAESDRPLPIGFGQTISQPFIVALMTEALQLTGSERVLEVGTGSGYQTALLALLAREVWSVEIVPELSAQAAAALRTLGLENARLRVGDGREGWPEAAPFDRIAVTAAPAAVPEPLLAQLAPGGRLVIPVGADPELQQLELLVRGSDGVTTTTHLLPVRFVPLVGGGG; this comes from the coding sequence GTGAGCAGAGCGCTCGCGAGGCAGCTCTCCGAGATGGGGATCCGCGACCCGCGCGTGCTGCGCGCGGTGGAGCAGGTGCCGCGGCAGCTCTTCGTGCCGCCGGCGCTGCGGCGCGAGGCCGAGTCCGACCGGCCGCTCCCCATCGGCTTCGGCCAGACCATCTCCCAGCCCTTCATCGTCGCGCTCATGACCGAGGCGCTCCAGCTCACGGGCAGCGAGCGGGTGCTCGAGGTGGGCACCGGCTCCGGCTACCAGACGGCCCTGCTCGCGCTGCTCGCGCGCGAGGTGTGGTCGGTGGAGATCGTCCCCGAGCTCTCCGCGCAGGCCGCCGCGGCGCTCCGCACGCTCGGCCTCGAGAACGCGCGCCTCCGGGTGGGGGACGGCCGGGAGGGCTGGCCCGAGGCCGCCCCGTTCGACCGGATCGCCGTCACCGCCGCGCCCGCGGCGGTGCCCGAGCCGCTCCTCGCCCAGCTCGCGCCGGGCGGGCGCCTCGTCATCCCGGTGGGCGCCGACCCCGAGCTGCAGCAGCTCGAGCTCCTCGTCCGCGGCAGCGACGGCGTGACCACCACCACCCACCTCCTCCCCGTCCGCTTCGTGCCGCTCGTGGGCGGCGGCGGGTGA
- a CDS encoding aminotransferase class I/II-fold pyridoxal phosphate-dependent enzyme, protein MKTFNDPDVFARVKRLPLYVFTITDRLRDAAVARGVDVVDFSMGNPDGAAPPLAVETLRAAALDQRYHRYMNPRGIPELRRAAAAWFERRHGIALDPEREVMATIGSKDGIGHAMVALLQEGDAVLAPTPTYPIHAFGALLAGGETIPVPVGPGVDFMESLFTAAEKAERRPRGLVVNFPGNPSTAVATPELFQKIVKFAEARDLFIVSDCAYCDIVFDGGPAPFMLQVPGARERTLEFVSMSKSYNMAGFRVGFAAGNHALVAALARVKSYLDYGLFGAVQLAAAAVLDGCDAFPAEVCAKYRRRRDALVRDFGAAGWPIPSPAASMFAWAPIPDQLRHLGSLEFARRLIEEAGVCVSPGIGFGPAGEGYVRIALVEDEPRIAKAAERVGEFLRKAAAEPVRPSHTPIPRAVDRA, encoded by the coding sequence ATGAAAACATTCAACGACCCCGACGTGTTCGCGCGCGTGAAGCGCCTCCCGCTGTACGTCTTCACCATCACCGATCGCCTGCGCGACGCTGCCGTCGCGCGCGGCGTGGACGTGGTCGACTTCTCGATGGGAAATCCGGACGGCGCCGCGCCGCCGCTGGCCGTCGAGACGCTGCGCGCCGCGGCCCTCGACCAGCGCTACCACCGGTACATGAACCCGCGCGGCATCCCCGAGCTGCGCCGGGCGGCCGCGGCCTGGTTCGAGCGGCGGCACGGGATCGCGCTCGACCCCGAGCGCGAGGTGATGGCGACCATCGGCTCGAAGGACGGCATCGGCCACGCCATGGTGGCGCTGCTGCAGGAGGGCGACGCGGTGCTCGCGCCGACGCCCACCTACCCCATCCACGCCTTCGGCGCGCTGCTCGCCGGCGGCGAGACCATCCCGGTGCCGGTCGGGCCGGGGGTGGACTTCATGGAGTCGCTCTTCACCGCCGCGGAGAAGGCGGAGCGGCGGCCCCGCGGGCTGGTGGTGAACTTCCCCGGCAACCCCAGCACCGCCGTCGCCACCCCGGAGCTGTTCCAGAAGATCGTGAAGTTCGCCGAGGCGCGCGACCTCTTCATCGTCTCCGATTGCGCGTACTGCGACATCGTCTTCGACGGCGGCCCGGCGCCCTTCATGCTCCAGGTGCCCGGCGCGCGCGAGCGGACGCTCGAGTTCGTCTCGATGTCGAAGAGCTACAACATGGCCGGGTTCCGGGTCGGCTTCGCCGCCGGCAACCACGCGCTGGTGGCCGCGCTGGCCCGCGTGAAGAGCTACCTCGACTACGGGCTCTTCGGCGCGGTGCAGCTCGCGGCGGCGGCCGTGCTGGACGGCTGCGACGCGTTCCCGGCCGAGGTGTGCGCCAAGTACCGGCGGCGCCGCGACGCGCTGGTGCGCGACTTCGGAGCGGCCGGCTGGCCCATCCCCAGCCCGGCGGCCAGCATGTTCGCCTGGGCGCCCATCCCGGACCAGCTGCGGCACCTCGGCTCGCTCGAGTTCGCGCGGCGGCTCATCGAGGAGGCGGGCGTCTGCGTCTCGCCCGGCATCGGCTTCGGCCCGGCCGGCGAGGGGTACGTGCGGATCGCGCTCGTCGAGGACGAGCCGCGCATCGCCAAGGCGGCGGAGCGGGTGGGTGAGTTCCTGCGCAAGGCGGCGGCCGAGCCGGTCCGCCCGAGCCACACCCCCATCCCCCGCGCCGTGGACCGGGCATGA